The window TCGGCGACGCTGGCGGTGGCCGGGCGCTTCGACCACGTCGCCCAGCGCCTCGGCATCATCGAGGCCCGCGAGCTGATCGAACCGAGCCCGTTCGACTGGGATACGCAGGCGCTTTGCTACCTGCCGCGTGGTCTGCCGGAGCCGGCCTCGCGCGACTACGGAACCGCATTGATCGACGCGCTGATGCCGGTGCTGGACGCCTCCGGCGGTCGCGCCTTCCTGCTGTTCGCCTCGCACCGCGCCCTGCGCGAAGCCGCCGAGGCGCTGCGCGAGGCGCCGTGGCCGCTGTTCGTGCAGGGCACCGAGCCGCGCCACGTGCTGCTGCAGCGCTTCCGCGACTCCGGCAACGGCGTGCTGCTGGGCACCGCCAGCTTCCGCGAGGGCGTGGACGTGGCCGGCGATGCGCTGTCGGTGGTGGTCATCGACAAGCTGCCGTTCGCCGCGCCGGACGATCCGGTGTTCGAGGCGCGCCTCGATGCCATCCGCTGCGCTGGCGGCAACCCGTTCCGCGACGAGCAGCTGCCGCAGGCGGTGATCGCGCTCAAGCAGGGCGCGGGTCGGCTGATCCGCACCGAGACCGATCGCGGCGTGCTGGTGTTGTGCGACCCGCGCCTGCTCGGCAAGACCTACGGCCGTACCTTCCTCGATTCGCTGCCGCCGCTGCCGAAGACGCGCGACGTGAACGATGTGCGGGCGTTCTTCGCGGATAATCGACCGAAATGACAAGACTGCTTGCGTTCGAAACCTCCACCGAAGCCTGCTCGGTCGCCGTCTACGTCGATGGACAGGTGCACGAGCGCTTCGGCATCGCCCCGCGCCGGCATACCGAACTGGCGCTGCCGTGGGCGGACGAGGTGCTGGCCGAGGCCGGCGTCGTGCGCTCGCAGCTGGACGCGATCGCGGTCGGGCGCGGTCCAGGCGCCTTCACCGGCGTGCGCCTGGCCATCGCCATCGCCCAGGGCATCGCGCTGGCGCTGGACCGGCCGGTGCTGCCGGTGTCCACGCTGGCGGCGCTGGCGATGCGGGCCGGCGGCGAGCGCCGCATCGCCGCCATCGACGCACGCATGGGCGAGGTCTACCTGGGCGCGTTCGCCCGCGACGGCGACGGGCTGGTGGCGCTGTCGGACGAAGTCGTGGTCAAGCCGGACGCGGCGGTCGTGCCCGACGGCGACGGCTGGCACGGGGCGGGCACCGGCTTCGCCGCGGCCGAGGGCGCCTTGCAGGCGCGACTGGCGGGCCGATTGGCGGCGGTGGATGCGGAGGCGCTGCCGCATGCGGCCGACGTCGCCCGGCTGGCGGCGCCGGCGTTCGCGCGCGGCGAGGTGCTAGCGGCCGAGCGCGTCGAGCCCGCCTATCTGCGCAACGACGTGGCGCTGACCCTGGCCCAGCAGCGCGCGCTGCGCCAGTAAGCGCGCGCCGCCGGCACGATGCCGCGCGCGCGTGGCGTTCGCGCGGCTGTCCGCCTTCGCACCGCGTCGTGACAACGCGCCCGGCGTTTTTGGCTATCCTCCCCCTGAGGTCCACTGAAACAGGGGTGAAAGTGAAGGTTCGGATCCTGATTCTGGTCGCCGCGCTGGCGGCGCTGCCGGCACTCGCGGAAGACGTGTCGTTCAAGGGGCGGACGCTGGACGTCGCCACCGGCCAGGAAGCCCGGCCCATCCTGCGCATGACCGGCACGCAATACGTCCTGCCGCGCTCGCAGGAACAGCTGGTCAACCAGGCGCAGGCCTGCCTGGGCGGGCAGGGCGGCATCGCCATCGAGTCGGCGGACGCGGCGCAGGGGCTGCTGGTGGCGCGCGTCGCCACCTCGTTCCGCGCCAGCTTCGCCACCCAGACGCTGCGCAGCCGGCTGGAACTCACCGCCGGCGAAGGCTATTTCCAGGTCGTCGAATCGGAACTCGCGCTCGCCCAGGCCGGCGACGACGGCAACGCGACCTACGTGCCGCTCGTGCAGGACGGCGGCCTCTGGGAAAAGGGGCTGGAAGCGCTGATCCAGACCGAGAACAAGCTGGTCGACTGCCTCTACAAGTAGGCCGCCGGAGCGTCATCGACATGAAGTGGACTGGCTGGAAAAACCGGACGCTGCGCCGCCGGCTGCTCGGCGTCGCGTCGCTGCTGCTGGTGCTTGCCTTCGTGGCGCATCCCGAACTGCGCCTGCTGCTGCCGCTGCTGGATGCGTCGATGCTCGACCTGTTTTTGGCGCTGTTCAGCGCCCAGCTGCTGGTGTTCCTGGGGA is drawn from Thermomonas brevis and contains these coding sequences:
- the tsaB gene encoding tRNA (adenosine(37)-N6)-threonylcarbamoyltransferase complex dimerization subunit type 1 TsaB produces the protein MTRLLAFETSTEACSVAVYVDGQVHERFGIAPRRHTELALPWADEVLAEAGVVRSQLDAIAVGRGPGAFTGVRLAIAIAQGIALALDRPVLPVSTLAALAMRAGGERRIAAIDARMGEVYLGAFARDGDGLVALSDEVVVKPDAAVVPDGDGWHGAGTGFAAAEGALQARLAGRLAAVDAEALPHAADVARLAAPAFARGEVLAAERVEPAYLRNDVALTLAQQRALRQ